The region CTGGCGCTTCCATCAACAgagccgagggcgcaagcacccccggtaccggagcagactggcgcagcaacccctccagaagacctggaagaatggctcggatgcactcgtctagagtcgctgtcgagcaaggctgtggggtcggtgcagGAACCGGCGTCAGAACCTTTGGAGGTTGAggaggcggtaccaggctgtcAGGAGACtgacgcaccgacacctcttgtatggagggcgagCGATCCTCCCGGCATTGGCGCTTCATGGGTGCCGcatccttcgacgccccggagctcccggtaccgtgcctGAAAGGAGATTGATGACGATGTTTCTTAGTCTTCGCTGAatgcacgtcatcgatactcggtaccgacgaggaggacatggaatccacacaCCTCTTCGGGGTTGGGTCCAAGAGTGGTTGGTCCTGGTGGGCCTGCAGAGCAGGagtcttcgagacaggtggagacccactcgacggctcactgctcccagcgtgtgatggtctccggacagccattacctgtgctgcTGAGGTTGATGCGATCCCTGGTGCCATCAATGCCGCCGACCTCTGTACCGCTGTCGACGCCGAGGAGCCGGACGAAGCTCCGAAAAGTCGGTCCCGAAGAGCTTGTCTTcatgcctgtgtccgctttttcaagctaagacacaacttacatgcgtctgggcgatggtcgggcccaaggcactgaagacaccacgcgtgggggtcagTACCTGAGATCTTCCGGTTGCcctgagtacacttcttgaagtcgCTGGGAGTGTtcgatgacatggatggaaaaatagcggcggcggcggcggcgaagtcaaaattctcgatggtgccaaaagtaagggcacaaaaatgagaaaccGCTTACGCTTGGCCTAAGAGGACCGCGACGgaagcgaaagaaaacttaaagagGACAAAACTAGAAATAAgggaattttttaaaaacatttgaaGGAAACAAAGAAAtcgaaagaaaaaggaaactaaGAAAAAATGGAGCAAAGCTCAAAACCGAAAGCTCTTTCTTTGGGCTGAACGGAGAGAGGCGGTCAAGCAGCCACTCTCCAAccgcagaaaagaaaaaactgaagcgggactctcgcgcgacaggcgggaagatggccgcgcatgcgcagtgtgcgCGCCTCGCGCtctggaaggctctggcaaagctTTGCCTATTTTTGCTTGGGAAAAATTGCTGTTTTTGGGCCGCCGTGGGCGtcgacccagtcgtgagaacaagcagcctgcttgtccttggagaactgtTTTTTCTGCTTTTGCAGTGGGCCTGGTTATGCACACTACATGTATACTGGTGTAAGATTTGTGCTTTCTTATCATGCTGGCTTAGGACTGAAAGGGTAGCCTTATAATTTATGTACTTCTTTTTCATTGTAGGAgggtaaaccggggggggggggggtgtggaagtCTAGCACTGTCGGGTGCAGGTATAATGGGGGGGGGACTGCATCGAGTGGAAGGGATAATAGGGTTCAAATTTTGAATATTTCAGTAGGGGAACAGGAATGTTCATGGGTTTAGagacatctttctttttgttggaCTCCCACAGCCTTGCATTATTTAGGGGTTAATCTCACTGTACATAGGTGCTGTCTTTATGAGGCTAATTAAATATCTGCTTCTCCAGACTGGGCTGGaacctctctccccaccccccccccccccacccccggtttaTTTActtttgctgcctgcctgctgctgggcTCTTctcttttggagtggaggagtagcccagtggttagtgcatcggactttgatactggggaactgggttcaattcccactgcagctccttgttactgtgagcaagtcacttaaccctcaattgccccaggtacaaaataagtacctgtatatgtgtaaactgctttgaaggtagttgcaaaataccacagaaaggcagtatatcaagtcccatttccctttcccccttaccgCGTTCTGCCTTGTCTTTCtcaaacccctctccccccccccagggttaaTTTCCACTTGCTCGGCAGAGAGTCACATTCGCTGCCTGCCGCTGGCCTTCGATTCTTCTCTGTAGTGTGTCCTGCCCtgtctgacataatttcctgtttcctcaggggcAGGACACGCTAGAGAGAAGACTTGGAGGCTGGCGGCAGGCAGCGAATGTGAATTGTTGCTGCAGCCTGGCGGCTCTGCCAAGCAAGTGGAGGTAAACccagggatgggaggagagaggaggaaaagatATCGTAccccctggggggtggggggtgtttcaGAGAAACAGGGCGGGACAGCGGTAAAGAGAAGAAGAGGCCGGCGGCAGGCAGCAAATgcagactggggggagggggaggaataaGGACCCCCTAGAatatgttatattcgtgcagagattttttttgtcCTGGTAAAGGGCAACTAAAACAgacatattatgagaatcaggtgctcaatattcagGGTTTCTATTTACTTATGACAAATATTTATATCatacatcaaacatgaattaggttgaaacctgggagcatttaaaatctttttttttttttcctgttcctagatcaaaagaaaaaaatggcatgtaggaacttgctccttttgttttgtggattgcaatggtatattataaaaatgcacttgaaaaTTTTTAtcactactatttactactggttgatatacagcagaagttaaccaagtcgacTTCACGCTTTCTAATATaatttttaacagcattttctcagttattacccaaatgtgaacacaattaaaatgttaataagttttggatgctactgaattctattattctgtatttccagttttggcacagtataagtcatcacaaggacaaaatataagaaaaccttcTCCTTCTTTgagtcacttggcaggggcttgcagcAACCAAAGACCCACAGCTATAGGCAGAACTCAAACTCTCTCCATCCCAGCCTCTCCTAAAGGGCAACTAACACTTTTATTAACGCCTTATGCCACCTTCCCTGTCACTCTTCCTCCCAGTGCActttctttctgcattttatttcaaagctactccccttgggctgggcttcctgcCACCCttggaccacccccccccccccccccccccccagtaactgTGTACAGGGATATACTCTCTTAGTAATCCCAAACCAATAGTGGATTACATCCATTTGAAATTAAAGTCCCAGGGTTTAATTTCTGGGGGAATGGCCTGGAACATAGTTTcaccacttcttttcagactccagagccaAAGGTGTTTAATTTCAGCCCCTCTCTTCCAGGCAGCCTAAAGAGGAGGGATGAACCTGGAACACAGCGGATAACACTCTGCTCCCTAACCCAACCCCTCTTCTCCTGTTGCTTCTGCCCAGGCCCACTTGTCCCCTCCCTGATTCCACAGtttcacttcctttttgtctacaaattaagccctgaaaGTAACCAATGCTGAATACCAGTTATTTCTATAAGTGGTGGGGCTAGGGGGAAATCCTCTGAAAATGTGATGGGGTTTCTTTCCTTAGAGATTTGAATTCAGTAAGGTCTTGGTGTTTCAGTGAATTCAGGTGGGAGGTATTAGAAGGCATGCAAGCAGGGAGTGGCATGTGCTCAGAAAACATATAAGAAATGCAACGGTTCTTCCTTGATACTGGACCTCTGGCACTCTAAGAGACCTTAATTTGCAAACTGGCATGTAGGCTTATCGAGTGCTGACCAATGTTTATCTGACTTTTATTTCCTTAGTGCTGCTTCACACTGCCACAGCTAATGGCTTCCAGATGGTGACCAGTGGTGCGCAGAGCAAGGCTATTAGTGACTGGCTGGTAACCAGCATTGAGGTGAGCTCTGCCTGAATGCAGCAGGAAGTTGCTGGATGGCTGTTACGTTATATGTAAAGCTCTCTTAGTGTAAGAATACCTCATTCAGGTTGATGACATAAACTTTTAAAGAGCTGCTTTTTGTATTTTGGATGTGTAAAAGCTGAACAATATATATTTGCTAACACTTTTCTGTATAACATGGTGAGCAAAAGGAGGTTATTAAATATTCTTTGCAAGGCCAAGGGACCTCCTGCTACTGGCACTAGCCAGAGTGCTGCTGTATGATTGCTTCTTCCTGTGTTATCCTAGGTCAGCTCACTTTAGTCCTGGAAGATTAGCGATGGTGGGCGCTGTTCTGCTCATTCTGTCTCCATGCTGGTTTCATTACTGTCTCTTGGCAGGGGCGTCTGATGGGCTTGGGAGCAGAAGACCTGCCTACCATCGTAATAGTGGCTCATTATGATTCCTTCGGTGTGGCTCCGGTAAGTACAATTTGTTGCCATGAGAGCTGGGCTATCCAGTACACAGCATGCATTTgattttcctctgtagtctttgcTGCTCTGGGTTCTGGAAGTGTTGTGTTTGCATCAGGTAGCCTGCTTAGCTGTCACATATTCATCTCTCACAGTGGCTGTCCTATGGTGCAGACTCCAATGGCAGCGGGGTCTCCATGCTGCTAGAACTGGCCCGGCTCTTCTCCCGGCTCTATACTTACAAACGCACTCATGCAGGGTAAGTATCCATCCTGCCACTGCAACTCATGGTCTCTGTTGAATTCTGAATGCATTCCAGTCTCAGAGGTGAAAGTTAATTGGAAGACATTGTGGGTTACATACCTCTGTgctctatgagagagagagattttaggaGGGGTGGAATATTTTTTGCAGAGGTAATGTAAGTGTTCCCCCTTCTCTGTACAGATACAACTTGCTCTTCTTTGCCTCTGGAGGTGGAAAATTTAACTATCAGGGGACCAAGAGGTGGCTGGAAGACAACCTGGATCACACAGGTGAAGGGCCCCAGTCCCCTGGGAGGTCAGGTTTGGGATTGGCATTTAGAGCAGTGAATTATTAGAGATTAAATCTTGTACGCCTGACTCTGCAGGTGGGTTTAAGTGTATTGCTTTACCTGGCTGTCAttgaatatctctctatataaaacgcacctccaacgttcgaatgaagcctctgttagccaaaagtgaagggggtgagatcgcattgtgtctgccccgcccacgcgtcaaacgtgatgacgtcgagggcggagcaatgacactcatccaatcgcaacgctcggcagcgaagcgtcagggaaggaggcggcgctctcaacgtctagccttcccttcgctgtgttccgccttcttctgacgtcaaggatgacgtcaaaagaaggcggaacacagcgaagggaaacctagacgtcgggagcaccgcctccttccctgacgcttcgctgccggaaccacggaggtacatttaaaaacaagaaaaaaaataaaaaccatgttggggggagcgaagagggtggccacaaaagaaaacaatgggagcgggagggcaggggagaaacgacaccatggatgcgaaggggggggggggggggaagaagagggcggcccaggctgggacatgggagagagaggaggagcatggatgcaagggggggtcatggaagggagacaggggacttgctggaaaaggatgaatggaggcggcagggacagaggagcatggatgggcatggattgggagggcagggctcagggagagagggcaattgctggaaagggatgaatggagggggcaggggacagaggagcatggatggtcatggattgggagggcaggactcagggagagagggaaattgctggatagggatgaatagaggggacagatgggcatggatggatatggattgcagggcaggcctcagggagacagggcaattgctggatagggaaaaatggaggggccaggtgacagatgagcatggatgggcatggattggaagggcaggactcagggagacgggaattgctgaatagggatgaatggagggaacagatggccatggatgggcatggattggaagggcaggactcagggagaggggaattgctggatagggatgaatggagggcacagatgggcatggatgcatatggattgcagggcaggcctcaggcagagaggggaattgctggatagggatgaatggaggggccaggtgaaagaggagcatggattggaagggcaggactcagggagaggggaattgctggataggaatgaatggaggggacagatggccatggatggatatggattgcagggcaggcctcaggcagagaggggaaatgctggataggaaaaaatggaggggccaggtgacaaaggagcatggattggaagggcaggactcatggagaggggaattgctggatacggatgaatggaagggacagatggccatggatgcatatggattgcagggcaggcctcagggagacagcggaattgctggatagggatgaatggaggggccaggtgacagaggagcatggattggactcacactttcactctgactctcaaacactcactctcacatacactctcccaaacacacaaactccgaggaaaaccttgctagcgcccgtttcatttgtgtcagaaacgggccttttttactagtattagttATATTGTTCCTTAAAGCACCTTGGGTGGCAGACTCTTTATCCAAGGAGTGCTGTGTGCATGCTTCAGGAGTAACACAAATGCAAAGCATGTTGGGATAGAATATGCCATGTAACTGCCATTTATAATGTATCGTCATTGCATAATTGGCGGGTTCTCTTTCTGCTCCCCACAAATTTGCAAGATAAGACCATTGTAAAAAGGCAGCCACAAGGAAAGTGAAACCTTGGGATGTGAGGAGTATAAAGTAGGGTCTTCAGAGAAGCTAGAAATCAAGTAGAACATTGCACCCTGGAATCTCCTGTCTCCTTCAGTGCCACTAGTGCAGAAGAACTCCATGTACCCTTGCAGGGGGTAAGGACGctacaggaggggagttgctgcTGATTCGGAAGGTTATGATGGGATGCATTTCTGGTTTGCTTTCAGATTCCAGCCTGCTACAGGATAATGTGGCCTTTGTCCTGTGCCTAGATACCTTGGGCCAGGGAGACACACTGCACCTCCATGTCTCGAAGCCCCCCAGGGAGGGGACGCTGCAGCACACCTTCCTGAGGGAGTTAGAGATGGTGAgaatctgagggggggggggtggggtgcaggATTCAGTCAGGGGGTTGGGTTCTACTCATTCCCTACTAAGCTGAGCCCTCCTGGGTTGTACAGCCTGTCATCTGTAACCAGAGATTTCAGAGCATAAACTTCAAACTCTATAGTTGGAGACCAAAGAGTCAGACAGCAGCTCTCCCAACTGAGCTAAGCAGGAACTCCCTTTAaatcctttctctctcctcctcttgaGACTGAGAAAGTGCCCTTCCTCCCACTCCCAAATGTTGCTTTAAGCTACTGTATACATTATCCTCATAGGTGATTGCCAGCCAGTTTCCAGAAGTGAAATTCTCCATGGTACACAAAAAGATAAACCTAGCAGAGGACATGTTGGCGTGGGAGCATGAGCGTTTTGCCATTCGTCGCCTGCCCTCATTCACTGTCTCACACCTGGAGAGTCACCGGGAGGGGCTCAGGAACAGCATCATGGATGTGAGGTGAGTGTCTCACAGCTTAAATCAAAAGCTGtctcatttctgttttgttttcaaagtaGTGTTTGAAAACCTTTacttacagtgatgtgaaaaagttttCGTCCCTTCTcttgatttcccctattattgcatacTTATATGTCATCgagtggtttctgatctttaaacaaaatatgtTAGAAGAAACCTGAGTAAACATAACACAGTTTTAAAGTTGTTACTTTATTTACTTGAGGAACAAAGTTATCTAACACCCATATCACCCATGTAAAAAAGTAACTGTGCCCTAAACTTAATAACTGGTTGTaccacctttagcagcaataattgcaaccaaatgcttcctataacttgatatcagtctttcacgttgctgttgaggaatcttagccCACTCTTGTTGTAGAACTGCTTAATTCGGACACATTCATAGGTTTTTTGTGCATTAACTGCTCAGTTCAGGTCCTGCCACAGCATCTCTATTGGGTTCAATTCACGACTTTTGACTAGACCAATCcaaaacttttaattttgtttcttgttttttttttttttttttttcaattttcaacattgtttaatattttcatttggtcatcacttctgtttttttttttttttcctttttttatcttTAAGACATGAACAATAATTGTTATGATATTGTGCAGTTTGGTAAATCCCAACAGGGTTCCCTTTTCATCTtgtggcttctttttttttttttttaatttataaagctTATTAAACATGCCACATAAATTTCAACTGCACAGCATCTCAGCCCGTACAACATTAATTCCCCCCATTCCCAAACTTCAAGGTACAGACAAATATTCAGTAAATAATATCATACCCCTTATCTCCTCcattttccccctccctctctgtttGTCTCCATTACCTCAGTCCCAATTAGTCCCCACTcatcctcccttcttccccccccccccccccccccctccattaagGTGTTTCCCCAATATCGGtcaaaatgcatccattctgctgctTCAGAATTATacctccccctccttttgtcGGTCAGTTCTTCTATCGCTATTAGTCCCCTGAGCCTCCCCATCCAATTATGCACTGTGAGCCCCTCCGCCTTCTTCCAGAACACCGCTATTAAGGATTTTGCAGCTGCCAATCcttctttaattttgtttctcctcagctGTTCATatgtagacttgcttttgtgttttggatcattgtcttgctgcataaTCCAATGATGCTTCAGCTTACTGACAGATGACTGAACATGCACCTTAAGAATTTTCTGATACAGTGAAGAATTCACGGTTCCTTAAATAATGGCAAATTTTCCAGGTCCTGAAGCAGCAAAGCATCCCTACACCATCACACCACCACCGTGTTTGACTGTTGTTATGATGCTCTTACTGTAGAATGCTATATTTGCTTTACACCAGACGTGATAGAACCTGTGTTGTCCACAGAGTTCCACTTTTTTGACTTgtctgtccatagaacattatcccaaaaggctTGGGGATCATCCAGGTGATATATACATTGATGTTAGTCTTGGATAGCAGTGGTTTCTGCCTTGCCACTTTCCCATGAATCCCATTCTTACCTAGTCTGTTTCTTATTGTTGGGTCATGAACATTGACCTTAGCTGAGGTTAGAGAGTCCTCCAGttctttagatgtttttctgggaAGTTTTGTGACCTCTCAGATGAGTTGTTGCTGTACCCTTGAAGTAATTTTCACTATTCAGAGTTTCCTCCATTTAGAAATAATGGCTTTCCTTGTGGTTTGGTGGCAGTAGAGTCTCTAGATAGAAATATTTGAGGTGGTAACAGGGAGGCAAGACATTTTCATACATAATCATTTCCCTCCCTCACACTTTTAAATAAGCTATAAAagacactataaaaaaaaaagtcacaaggaTCTTCTATGCATAAGGAAGCTCCCTAGCTAGTTTCAGCCACCCAAGAAAACCATCACTGTAACTGCTAGCAGCATTATTTTGCAAATTCTTCTGTATGGGAGTGAAACCTCTATTCCACATAAGACTAAACAGAATCCAGAGATGCAAAGTTACCCTGTTCCACAATCTTGCTTTTAAAACTACACcctaaagcagtgtgggatttatagtccttgattctacccataagaacataagaatagccatattagatcagaccagtggtccatctagcccagagtcctgcttccaacggtggctaatccaggtcacaagtacctggcagaaacccaattagtagcaacattccatgctaccaatcccagggcaagtagtggcttcccccatgtctatctcaataacagactttcCCCCAGGaccttgtctaaacctttttttttttttaaacccagataagctactactacttctacttgacatttctagagcgctactagggttactagggttaaaaaggacagtccctgctcaaaggagcttacaatctaaaggacgaaatgacaagttggggcagtctagatttcttgaatagaggtaaagtggttaggtgccaaaggtgacattgaagaggtgggctttgagcaaggatttgaagatgggcagggagggggcctggcgaatgggttcagggagtttattccaagcatggggtgaggcgaggcatggggtgaggctgttaccatatcctctggcagcttaactattctttgagcgaaaaaatattttctcctatttgttttaaaagtatttccatgtaatttcattgagtgtaagGTTCAATATATAGCAGGGATACTCAGtcaatcctcaggacacactaagccagtctagttttcaagatatccacaatgaatatgcatgaaatagatttgcatacagtggaggcagtgtatgcaaatctatctcatccatattcattgtgagtatcctgaaaacctgactggctaggtgtgtcccaaggactgggttgagaacccctaataTATAATGAGGTTTAGATTCAGCAAGGCTGGTTTCaatcaagcctggctgtgttcagtcagctgaatctaattatcaattacATTTGGTCAATTGACTAACTAAGGGGGCAGTTTTTCACATGGATAATAGCAATTTTTAAATTGTATGTTTACTCAGGTTCTCTTTGTCTAATacagtattacattttgtttaaagattagATACCATTCATTGTGATATATGCAATAGTAGGGGaaattgggggtgggagggaacttTCACATTACTATAAATGCATTATCCTTGAAAAAATCTCCAGCAAACTAGGAGGTGCAAGCTAAGCCTTACCAATTAATACCAGAAGtactgggagaggggagggcaaggtaGGAGCATGAGAAGGTCTGATGATaaaagagggaagggtgggggagggagaacaggGCTATCTATTGAAGTTTTTCCCCATCAGTGCACACTGTCACTGTTTGCCTCTGCAGGTTGCGAGTCGACACCAGTACTTTAACCCGAAACACTAGAATCATTGCTGAGGCATTAACCAGGGTCATTTACAACCTCACTGAGAAGGTAACGACCTCCTTTCACATCCCTGTCTCACTACTTGTAAAACACAGTCTAACCTCTTCCTTAATTGTTCCCAGGGGGCACCTGAAAACCTACAGATCTTCACCGAACAGATGGTAAGGGAATCACTCATGGCGTTATGCTACATTGCTGGTATCAGGGAGTGTAGAGGGGTGGCTGGGGATGATACAGTGAGATGTCAGAGATGGACAAGAGGAGGAAGCAGGCACAGAAACTGGTGTGTGTATGAACAGTGTAGAGATTATCGTCTCTTCTCTTCATTCTGTCTGGCAGCAGGttcagcaggaacagctagatgCAGTGATGCAATGGCTGACTAGCCAGCCACGAGCAGCACAGCTGGTGGAGAAGGATAGCACCTTCCTGCATACCCTAGAGTACTCATTGAGTCGCTACTTGAAGGATATCCGGTTGCACTATGTGAAGGCTGACAAGCGGTAGGTGGTTCTGGAAATGGGAAGTTATACATTATATTAGATATGTCTCTTCAAAGTATTAGTTTGCTTTTCTTTTGGCTTTTAGTCTTAATCCTGCTtcttctttcagtctagtccCAAACAATTTGGTTTCTTATGTTTAGTGCTTGCACCATCCTGTCTGTGCAGACTGTGAGTTAATCAAGTGCCTTCTGCTGAGCCCAGAAGCCCCAGTTTCTTTGCCAGTAGGGCAGTAATGACCAGAGGGAATAGCTACTGGTCCTCAGCCCCCTTCTttatcagagatgccaagtttctCAGTTCCATTGtgaagactttttggccagtcctggctttGAACTTAGATCCTAAAGCAGTGTGGAATTTTGTAGtgtctgatcctgcccattgaaatcagtgctgcaagtcccataaagCACCATGatgggggtggtcagaaatccaggactgccccaaaatctccagcttggAACAGGGAACCTGGCATCTCTGCTTTTATATTTGTCATCTTTTTAtccaacccccctcaaaaatgcTCAGAatgagttacaaaaaaaaaaaagcatacacaAAACAAGCTGCATTTAAATGTTAAAAATCAATAACATCGAAGATGACTTAAACAATCCAATCTGCAGAGAAAATCAACTCCCCATTTCCCACATCTCAGGTGAGGGGCATTTACTGTCCACCCTTAACTACACCAAGTCTTGTGGCTATACTCCATTTCTGCTTCGATTCACCAAgtaacaggagggggggggggggtgattccaGCTGTTGTGCTTGCTTTTATTAGATGCTGCCCCTGCATCCTGTCATGCGTGCTTTCATATATGTGCTCTGTAGAGAACTCTTGAGGGCCCACCCCCCTGGGATGGAGTGTTTTGTAAAGATAACTGGTTTGTTTCCACAGGGATCCCGAATTTGTGTTCTATGATCAGTTAAAGCAGACAGTGCATGCATACAGGTAACTGCAGCCCATTTTGTCTTTACTCtgactctcctcctcctccttcagctCTCATGTTATGTTGTTGTGCTTTTCAGGGTTAAACCAGCTGTCTTTGACCTGCTGTTGGCTCTGTGTATAGCAGCTTATCTTGGAGTTGCTTATATCGCGGTGCAGGTGAGTGAGAATGGGATGTGGGAGATTGGCCACAATTAATCTtcccctagagcagtggttctcaacttttttttcattgtgacacacctgacataCAATGCAGATGTGTGTGACACACTGCTTACTGTACTCCAAGGctgaactgaaaaatggcttaagTAACTCTTAGGAAGTAATTTTATATACCATTTTTGTGCATAAACACTCTTTTATGTGCATGAAAGGGCTTGTATAAAATTACTTTGTTTAAAAGTTTGCATGGTGCAAATAATTGCATGTCTTTAGACAGCTTTACAGTAGGCATGTTTGGAAGAGGAATTGGGGCAGAatgatttatgcacatatattaaTGAGCTGTCATTTATGCCAACCTATAAAAGGAATCATTTCCATGGCTTCAGTATAGATGTGATTTCTGCAGGGATGTGTGATAGTATCAGTAACAGAAACATTCATATCAGCACAGATATTCCGCTGTAGTGTACTTGCACTGCTTGAGCTTGGATCTTCAAGTCTGGCTTTCTTTTTGATAACAAATCTATCCATGACAAGTTGTAAACTCTAAGAATAGAAGtaacagaaaaaaagaggtggTAAGAAATGTTCTGATTCAGGTCTTTCTCCCTGCCAAGGGTCAAAAAAATGGTATtaactttttttctcttattCTTACAATTATGCCACTAGGGTGGGAAGGGGATTATACCCattcaattacattttttttaatttttattagcaTTTTCAGAAAAACACAGATTACATTATCATATTTTCAACAAAGCCATTCAATTACATTTAAAATGTCTCAAGAAGGAGataggagggtaattttatacagCAACAAAAGTAAGAAATCTCAAAAAGTGCCTATTTCAAACCTGTTTTATAACAgcacctatggggggggggggtggttaccACTATTTTGTATTGCAGGTTATGCGTTAACATTAAAATTTGTGCTCCCAATTAAAGCGG is a window of Microcaecilia unicolor chromosome 11, aMicUni1.1, whole genome shotgun sequence DNA encoding:
- the NCLN gene encoding nicalin isoform X2; this translates as MEFVPSCLQIPQSLPGPAAANFPLYNLYFWRRGDGLTEEAESTAHRTPLPPIVSLFLRLFGTIGLQHFTPPGKRHSALDIKTTSPSSPWVWKVPYVAVLSTRNAVLNTEARTLEADILSRRCVMMRLLDFSYEKYQKVLRQSAGAVVIILPANMSAVPQDILRQFMEIEPEMVAMETIVPVYFAVEDEELISIYEQTLAASASQGSSSAAEVLLHTATANGFQMVTSGAQSKAISDWLVTSIEGRLMGLGAEDLPTIVIVAHYDSFGVAPWLSYGADSNGSGVSMLLELARLFSRLYTYKRTHAGYNLLFFASGGGKFNYQGTKRWLEDNLDHTDSSLLQDNVAFVLCLDTLGQGDTLHLHVSKPPREGTLQHTFLRELEMVIASQFPEVKFSMVHKKINLAEDMLAWEHERFAIRRLPSFTVSHLESHREGLRNSIMDVRLRVDTSTLTRNTRIIAEALTRVIYNLTEKGAPENLQIFTEQMVQQEQLDAVMQWLTSQPRAAQLVEKDSTFLHTLEYSLSRYLKDIRLHYVKADKRDPEFVFYDQLKQTVHAYRVKPAVFDLLLALCIAAYLGVAYIAVQNFGLLYKTVQKLSLKVKQQ